Part of the Paenibacillus sp. YPG26 genome, CCGGCTGCTTCACCATTTTCCCATAACTCCCCAAGATTCTTCGCCTCTACACCTTATTCCACACTCTTGTCCAGCAGCAATTGCTATGCCCATCTTATACTGGCGATTTAGATGAAAATACTACTTTTCCCTTTCCCCAATAAAAACTACTAATATGATCCCTCTCAGTCCTTGTCAACTGGCAGCAAATCCCGGCAAGCCTTCTCCAGATAAGGTGAAGCGTGAAGGAAATCGCGAAAAGCGCTGTATTCAGCCCACAGCTGTGCCGGATCTCCAGCCGAGCCCTTCACCGCCCGTATCAGAATGTTCTTGGGCGTATGCTCCATATCGATAAATTCCAGCAGCTGTGTCTTGTATCCCATAATATCCAGCAGCTTGGCCCGAATAGCGTCTGTTGCAAGCGCCGAGAAGCGTTCCTTCAATATTCCATGGGACAGCAGCGGGTCCAGCACCTGAGATTCAACTTGGGCAAATAACTCGTGCTGGCAGCACGGCACAGACAGAATGACGGAAGCATTCCAGCGGATTGCCTTCTCGAGCGCCGCATCCGTAGCCGTGTCACAGGCATGCAGCGTCACCACCATGTCCACTTGGGACAGCTCATCATACTCGGCAATATCACCGACAAGGAAGCGCAGATTGGAATAATTCAGCCGGGTAGCCAGGGCACTGCAGTGCTCAATGACATCCGCCTTCAAATCAAGCCCAACCACATTCAGTGTTCTCCGCTGCTCCACAGACAGGTAATGGTACAAAGCGAAGGTCAAATAAGACTTACCGCAGCCAAAATCAACGATCGTAAGCGGCCGGTCCTCGGGCAGATGAACAATAATATCCTGGACCATCTCCAGGAACCGGTTGATTTGCTTGAACTTATCGTATTTTCTTGCAAGCACCTTGCCTTCCTCATTCATAATGCCAAGCTCCACCAGGAACGGAACCGGGCGTCCTTCCTCAAGGATGTACTGCTTTTTCCGGTTGTGGGCGAGCGAGCCGCTTTTCTTTGAAGGTGACTTGGTCAGGATGGACACCTTGAACTTCTTGCTGATCAGCACTTGATAATCCGCTTCTTCCGTACAGATCAGACCCTGCCGGAACGTCTCTTCGAACAAGGTTATTAATCGGGGCTCCAGCTCCGGTGCTGGTATATTCTCGTGAGTAACTTTATTCTCATAATAAAAAGCGAATTGGTAATGCAGCGATTTCTTAAGCTCTACAGGCTTGATCACTACCTTTGTATAGTTGACTTCCCCAGCTTTGCGGCGCTGACTGAGCGTAGCAGAAATCAGGCTTTTATCCTCTGCTAATTGATGTACAAGTTTCCGCAACGATTCCATTATGGTTGACAGCTCACTTTCCATTTATCGTTAATTAGTATGGTAGTTCTCAACACGGCTAAGATTCGCAAGACCTTCCTCCACTTCAACCAGCGGCAGTCCACCCTTATCCAGCTGCTCCGGACTAAGCTTAAGCAGACGCTCATAGAATTCGCGAGCCTCATCCGGCTGTATTATACTCCGTTCAATCATACGGTACAATGCGTTCTCTGCAAGGTCATAGCGTCCCCGGTCCTCTTCATACCGCAGCAACAGCTTCTCTGTCTCTGAGGGAAGCCGGTATCCCTTCACCAAGGATTCCAGCTCGCTCACCTGAGTCTCCAGGCTCCACAGAGAGCGGTCAGCTCCTTCGAGCGCCGCGTAGAGGAACAAATGAAGGGATTTGATGGAGCGGATAAGGCCCTTGTCTGTCTCCTGATTATCCATATAGACCAGCGCCTCTTCCTTCATGAGCAAGGCAGCGCTCTGCAGCCGGTCCGCTTCTACGATACCCCCATAGCGGAACATCTCGATAATATCGCGGATAGACAATGAATTCAGCAGTTCACGGGTTAGCCGAAAATGCTTCTTATACTGCTCATCCAGCTCCCAGAGCATCTCTGTATGCTTCTTCTGCTGCTTCAAGCCAAGAAATGTTCCGATAACTCCAGACATCTCTTCGATCATCCGAAGGATATAATCTCTTCTAAACATAGGTCCCCTCCTCTCCACTTCGCCTAACCTGTCCAGCTATATGCTATGAACTATCTTAACCAAACCATCTATATTGTTAAAATTTTAAGTTATTTCGAGGACGATTACCAGCTTCTCCAAGGAGCTCGCCATGAAAATAAGCCGGGAAACCCCAAAGGGCCGCCCGGCTGCAGTTCAGTTCATTTTAGCTCAGTTCAGTTCAGTTCAATTCAGTTCAATTCAGTTCATTTCAGTTCATTTCAGTTCATTTCAGTTCATTTCAGTTCATTTCAGTTCAATCCTGCTCAATCCTGCTCAATCCTGCTCATCCTGCTCAATCCCGTTCAACCCACTCCATCCACCATCGTTAACCTTATTAACGGTAAATGTCGTTAGTCATTCTCCGGATTAAGCATGAACCTGCTTCAGGAATGCCGTAATGACCTCAGCAAGCTTCTCAGGCTCTTCATACATGCTCATATGACCAGCCCCCTGTATAAGTGCTTCTGTGACATTGGCTCCCTTGGCTGTGAACGTCTTCTCGGATGGAATCAGTTGATCCTTCTCTCCGGCGATCAGAAGACGGGGCAATGTTGAAGCGGATAATACATCTGTCCGATCTGGACGCTCACGCATAGCCAGAGCAGCACCGGCCGCTCCTTGCGGAGGAGTCCTGTATCCAATCTCTTTTACCCGGCTTACTTCGCTTTCCAGCTTCTCCACATTCTCAGCAGCGAATAACCCCGGCACAAGGCCCTCGATGAAGGTGGTGATCCCCTCAGTCTGAATGGTGGAGACCGCCTTCAGTCTCTTCTCCTTAGCCTCCTCGCTATCCGGATATCCTGTAGAGTGAAGCAGGCCAAATCCGTTCAGCCGGTGGGCATAACGCTGTACAAGCGAGAGTGTGACATACCCTCCGAGAGAATGTCCGATCAGCGTATACTTGCTTACCCCTAAGGCCTCAAGCAGCCCGGCGATATCATCGGCCATCTGCTCCATCGTGTAAGGACCAAGTGGGGCATCTGATGAGCCATGTCCCCGAAGATCAGGAGTTATCACGCGATACGACTTGGACAGGAGAGGGATAACCCGCTCGAAATAAGCCGAGCTTCCGCAGAATCCGTGAATCAGAACCAGTACTTCACCTTCCCCCCGGTCCTCGTAAGCGATTGCCGTTCCATTTATATTTGTTTTGTCCTTCATGTATATACCTTCTTTCGCTTATATGTAGTAGATGATGATTACTATTAATCTAATACTGCCAGCTCTGAACCATGCTTGCTTGCCGATTCCGTAATCCTGCCAAAAGCCAAAGCGACCGCACCTGCAATCTCCTCCGCCATACCCATAACCTGATACAGGGAGGCCATCTGAAGTGAAGAGTACGGCTTCGGTCCCTTCACATTTACAATCGCTGCCACACTATAGTCTCCTACCGGAGGCAGATTACCACCAACAGACTGGGCTGGCAGCAGCGGCTGACGGGCCAGAATGTAGTGACCTACCGAAGATGACGTGCCCAGACAAGCATCAATAGCAACAACCTGATGATCTGTTGGAATCGCTTTCAAACAATCATTGAAATTTGAAGAGTCACACGGCCGCTCCAGGGTTCCAATCACGTGAGTGAAGCCATATTGGATCAGCCTGCTTCCTGTCAATGGGCCAAGCGCATCCCCCGAGGAACGATCTGTGCCAATACATAAGAAGGTTATCTTCTCTTCTTGATTCTGCTCCCATACCTCCTTGAAGAATTCAGTCAGTTCGCTTCCTGCCGACCATTTCCGGCGTGCCAGAGCCTGGTCCAGGACACGATGTCTGCTTGCTCTCATCCTTATTCATTCTCCCCCCAGCTTAATTCGCTCTACTGCTATTGTACCTTATCTTCTCTCGGTGCCGCAAAAGTGATACAATACCGATAATACGCTGCTTGAGAGGATGAGAGGTTTGGATCTGACTCAGAAGACCCAGGAGAACGTTGAATATATGATTGAGGCTATCAAGAACAAGCTTAGAATGGCAACCGGAGCTGCCATGCAGGCTTCCGCATTCTCTATCGACCGTTATGATGACATACACGAGGTATATGAGATCGTGATGAGTAAGGAAAGATTAAGCATCTCAGAGGTGGAAGCCATCGCCTCAGAGCTTGGCAGTCTCAGAAGCTAAATCCTAAATACAAATAAGAGTCCTCTTCGGGTATCTTCAGATACAACCGGAGAGGACTCTTATTTTATGGATTATTTGTCGACATGACATGCTTTTACGGCATATCCACAATCAACAGCTCTGCGGGCTCGCCGCTCCCTGTGCCAGAGAAAGTAATGTCATCATTCTTCTTGATTCGGACCGCATCGCCCGGCCTAAGTGACAGCTGCTCATCACCACAGCTCAAATCTGTATTCCCCTCGATCAGAAACACATGAGTCCTGCGTTCATCCCGGCGGGGCAGAGTTACTGTCTGTCCCGGCTCGAGGCTGCCAAGATAGATGGTTACATCCTGATTTATGGCCAGTGTGCCTTCGGCTCCATTACCGGATACTACGGGAAGCAGCTTGTTGAGCCGGTCTTCCTTATTGAAGGAATGGGCTCTCCAGGTTGGAGACTCACTTCTCTGATCCGGCAAAAACCACAACTGAACGAACCGCACATCCTCGCTGCCCGAAGGATTTCTCTCCTCGTGCCGCACGCCTGTGCCCGCACTCATGACCTGGACATCGCCTGGCTTAAGCTGATGGGAGTTACCCAGATCATCACGGTGTTCCAGCGCTCCCGACACCACATAGCTGACAATCTCAAGATCGTGATGAGGGTGGTTCTTGAATCCTTGCTCCGGCTTTAGAAGATTCTCATTATGGGCAAGCAGACATCCGAAGTGAGCGTTACTTGGATCTTCATAGTCAGAGAATGAGAAGCTGAATTCACTATGAATCCATCCAAGGTCTGAAGTATGGCGTTCATCCGAAGTTATCACTTTAATCATTAATATCAACCTCCATGGTCCTGGATCGGGACCTCATATATGAGAACCTGCGTCTCTAATTGTCCTATACAGGTCATTCTTGCTATTCCTTACCCTTAAGACTAAATGGCTAATCATGGGCACTTGACAGCAAAAAACCGACCTCCAAGAGGTCGGTTCATCTTATATTAACGGGAAGCAGACAGTTCGAAATCAGCCTCGGCATATCCCACTTTCTTCCCTGCATCATTGTAGATGCCAGTGTCAAATGCCGATCTCAGCCGCTCCAATGTAACCTGATTGTTGTAATCAAGCTGCTCCAGAGTTCTCAGCACTACCAGTCCCCACTCCTCTTCGGAGCCGTCCAGAATTTTCAGGGCCACACCAAGCCGCTCCTTCTTCAGGCTGAAGCAGTATACCCCCTTGAAGCCGCCTTTCGCCACAATATTTGTATCCTGCAGCAGTATGGAATCCACCCGGCCGCTTCCGCCGACCAGTACAGGATGGGCATTCATAGCAGCCGTGATCTGAACTACCGCCTCGCGGGTAGCTGTGTCTTGAATTTGGTCCGGACAAGCCAGCTTCAGATAAGCCTTGGCTAATGAAGACAACGGAAGAGCAAATACAGGGAAGCCGCAGCCATCAGTCCCAAGACCTATGCTCTCCCTGGGCAGCTCGGCAAGCACAGCTAGTGTAGTGAGTATCTCCTGCTGAACCGGATGCTCAGGCTGATCATAACCTTGGAGCGGATAACCCGCCATTTTACAATAGGCAAGAACCCCAAAATGCTTCCCCGAGCAGTTGTGGAACAGCCTGCGCCGATACCCGTTCGCACGTAGAAGCTCCTCCCGGGCTGTCTCATCAAGCGGCAGACTTGGCGCGCACACAAGGCAGTGCTCCTCAATATCTATTTTGCCGCTTAACCGCTCAAGCGTCTGTACGTGCACCTCTTGGGAACGATGTGAAGCCGTCATGATTGCCACATCCTCTCCCTTAAGATGGTAATGATCAATCAAGCCTGCTCTTATTCCCGGAATAGCCTGAAATGGCTTTGCGGACGAACGGGTGAAGGCAACAAAATCGGGATCTCCCGCAAAGTACACCACGTCCCCTTTCTCATTAACTATGCTTATATGACCGCTATGGGCACACTCCAGGGTGCCCGCACGAAACTCATGAACCAGGACAACCTCATTCATTCCCACTCGTCTCCTTATCGTATCCGGATCTTGAATCCACCCATCTACAGTATATTATACCTGTTTGTTTCAGCTAAAGGCATGGAGTTTATATACAAAGTAAGCTGAGCGACACTCAGAGCCTTTAAGACTATAACTCTTCAAGATACAGACTGAACTAAGCAGATCTGGCTCAGATTCATTCGTTTAGCCTGTATAACATAAATCCATTAAGGAGTGATTAGAATGAATAAAGCAGAAACAGATTATCCGGTACAAAGCGGTTCGACTTTCACTAAAGGTTTGATCATTGGCGGTCTTCTTGGTGCAGCTGCAGCCCTCCTCTACGCTCCAAAAACAGGTCGTGAAATGCGCAGTGACCTGACAGACAAATGGGGTACAGTATGTGATAAATCCAAAGATGTAGCTTCTGTAGTGACAGAAAAGGCTACGGATCTGGCTAAGAATGTAACAGCTAAAACAACAGATCTCGCGAAGACAGTAGGAACGAGTGCAAGTACGCTGGTATCCAGTGTAAAAACAGCCTCTTCCCTGGTAGGCGAAGAGATGAAGCAGGCTGCTTCCACGGTATCGGAAGAAGCGAAGAACTCTGCAAGTGAGGTGGCTAGTGAAGCCAAAGATACTTCGAATGAACTTTCGAGTGATATCCGCAAGGCTTCCCAGGAAACTGCCCGTGAAGTTCATAATAAAACAAGCGCATCTTACTAATCTTGCATAGATGACCCTTGTGAAATAGCCAGCCTTCTTCAGCGCTGGCTATTTCTTATCCCTAACTTTAGAGAAAGGACGTGAATGATCCAATGGGAGAACTGAAACAATATGACACCAAGGATCATCCCTTTGAACTCAGGCATGAGGTGAAGCGCCTCAATTCACGCCTTGATGATATCGCGGATGCACTGGAAAGATCGGACTTCAAGGATATTATCGAGAATTATACAAATCCTAAGAAGCGGCTGTTCTCGAACTTCACCGCAGGTCTGGCCCGCGGCCTTGGGCTTACGATTGGTACCGCCCTGGTCCTGGCCCTGTTCGGTTGGATCACCAGCTTCTTCGTCTCTATGCCGCTGATCGGTGAATTCCTGGCCAATATTCAGCATTATATGGATGCGTATAAGAAATAACATTTCCCTCGAGAAAGGAGGCCTCAATCATGAGCTCCAACAATCCAAAAGATGAACAGGAACAGTACACCCGTCATCAAATCATAGATGCAGCTGCAGGCAATGTGCCCAAACACAAAGACATCGATGAAGCTGAGAATGGCTCGATGGTGAATGATATGGATGACCTGAAGCGTTTGGGCGAAGAGATGGATGAAATGGACTCCGTTACGGAAGACAAAGAGAAGGGTCTTGAGAATGATCCCAAGCAATGAAGAAGAGCACCGGTTCCGGTGCTCTCAAGTTGAGCCTGTGCGGCAGCCCAGGCTTAGTTTAATTTGTCCCCTGCGGTTCACAGATTGGACTCATTGTCCTGTGGATCAAGTAAGTCTCCGGTCCATCCTTTGGCTTTGAGCCAAATTCCCAAAGTTACCGTGCTCAGCAGAATTAATCCGCTTACCAGCACAAAGCCCCACACACCGTTCTTGGTCCAAGGTAAATAGTCAAAATTCATCCCCCATATCGCACCAATCACTGTAGCCGGGGTGAAGATCGACGCGATAATAGTCAGTGTCTTCGTAATCTCATTGCCCCGGAATGCGGAGATCGCATCATCGATCGAGATCAGGGTATCGATCTCCCGCTCATAATGAATGAACAGCTGTTCCACTCGCTCCAGACGGTAAAAGTATCTCTTGAAATACACACTGCTGTCGATCTCCTCCAAGTAGGCTTCGCGTGCTGCGGTAAGCAGCTCCTGAAAGGGAATGAACAGATTGTGCCAATAAAGAAGCTCGAAACGCGAATTCAATATCCGGTCCATAATATTCTTCTTGTTCCGCTTACGCATCGAATCTTCGACTTTGCGCAGATTCGCTTCAAAATTGTCCATACCGGTATGAAAGTAGTGCATCATGGTTCTGGCAAGAATGAATAATCCATCACGGGGATGAGGGCAATCTCTCAAAATTCTAATCCGTTCATCGGATGCCATGATCTTACGGCTGCTCTCATCCAAATTAATGGTTATGAAGACCTCATCACTTAGGAAAAAGTGAAACTTGTTGCATGACTCAGAAGAATCAATTTCAAGCTTGACTGAGTAAAGCAAAGATCCGAATATAGCGGGGCGGTCATCCTCAGTTAGCCGGACCGAAAGATAGCTGGTCTCGACCCTGGGGATCTCCTTCAGCCACTCGTCGGCCAGAGGATACTGATCTTCCAGATCCTTGATCACCGCTGTATGCCAGTTCTCAATATTTAAGTCAATCCACTTCCAGCCTTGGTTCATGGTCCACTCCTGCCTGACCTTTGACTCTTCCGTCATTCCGCGCTCTCCTTTGTCTGAGACATCCCCGCATCTTCAAAAAAGACACGCTTCATTCCTAAGAATGGCGTGTCTTCATGTGTAAGTACAGGGTAAAACCATATTTAGGACCCCGAGTTAGACATAATCTGCTTAAGCTTCTCGGTCGCTCTTTTTTGGATACGTGATACGCTCATCTGGGATACTCCCAGCTTCTGTGCAATTGCACGTTGTGATTGACCATCCTGGAATGCCAGAAGCAGCACACTTTGCTCCTGTTCCTTCAATTGGCTGAGGGCTTGTTGAAGGTCCATTCTTTTCTCGACCGTATCAAAGTCGTTCGCCTCAGAGCTGATTAATTCCCCAAGCGTTGCCGTACTCTCATCCTGGGATAGCGGTGAATCCAGGGATACATAATGATAGCATTCCCTTCCGGCCAGCACTTCAACCGTCTCTTCCACGGATAGATCCAGGAATGAGGCAATCTCCTTCACATCTGGCGACCGCTCAAGCTTCACGGTGAGCTCATCGATCGCTTGCTGCACCAAGGCTCCCTTTTCCTTAATTCGGCGCGGCACCTGGATATACCAGGATTTATCCCGCAGGAAGTTCTTCATATGACCAATCATACTCTTCATCGCGTAGGGCTCAAAGGGGATACCCAGATCAATGTCATACTGCTGAAGAAGGCGGATCAGAGCCATCTGCCCTACCTGATATAGATCCTCATATAAGTCAGGACGGTTGCGGGCGATCTTGCCTGCCGCCATCTTCACCATGGGCTCATATTTCTTGATGAGCACGGTGGCAATTTCATTATCTTTGGTCTGCTGGTATTCCCAGATTAGACCGATTGCTTCGTTCATCGACTCTGGGGGAGTCAGTCTATCTGTCATACCGTCTCCTCACTGCGAGCGAGATTGCGGATGAGGACCACTTTTGTTCCTTTCCCTGCCTCGCTCACAACGCTTACATCATCCATAAGCGCCTGCATCAAATAGAAGCCGAGACCTCCGATTTGGGCATCGTCCAGATTTTTATCGTGAAGCGTTACCCGCTCGTCTGTTTTGTCCCACGAATCAAAGCTCTCCCCTTCATCTTTGACCGTAATTGACAATGAATCCGGCTTGATCTCGAAAGTCACCTCAACCGTGCCGTCTTCCTGCTTGTAGGCATAGAGGACAGAGTTATTACAGGCCTCGGAGACCGCCACCTTCATATCTTCGATGTCCTCATAGGAGAAGCCCATTTTGGAAGCAATACCATACAAATTCAGCCTAACAATATCGACATAATCCGCTGTTGCCGGTAAATGTAATATAACTCTTTGAACTTCGTCTTTCATTCTAGCTTCGATCCTTTCCTATTGGGGATTCTCCTGTGAGGCGAAAAATTTAGCTATTCCGGTCATGTCAAACAACTTCTGGATTTGGGCCGGAACTTCCCGAACAAGAAACTGTGCGCTCATACCATGTCTTGCTTTCAAGATGGATAACAGGATTC contains:
- a CDS encoding SAM-dependent methyltransferase, which produces MESLRKLVHQLAEDKSLISATLSQRRKAGEVNYTKVVIKPVELKKSLHYQFAFYYENKVTHENIPAPELEPRLITLFEETFRQGLICTEEADYQVLISKKFKVSILTKSPSKKSGSLAHNRKKQYILEEGRPVPFLVELGIMNEEGKVLARKYDKFKQINRFLEMVQDIIVHLPEDRPLTIVDFGCGKSYLTFALYHYLSVEQRRTLNVVGLDLKADVIEHCSALATRLNYSNLRFLVGDIAEYDELSQVDMVVTLHACDTATDAALEKAIRWNASVILSVPCCQHELFAQVESQVLDPLLSHGILKERFSALATDAIRAKLLDIMGYKTQLLEFIDMEHTPKNILIRAVKGSAGDPAQLWAEYSAFRDFLHASPYLEKACRDLLPVDKD
- a CDS encoding DUF6483 family protein, with protein sequence MFRRDYILRMIEEMSGVIGTFLGLKQQKKHTEMLWELDEQYKKHFRLTRELLNSLSIRDIIEMFRYGGIVEADRLQSAALLMKEEALVYMDNQETDKGLIRSIKSLHLFLYAALEGADRSLWSLETQVSELESLVKGYRLPSETEKLLLRYEEDRGRYDLAENALYRMIERSIIQPDEAREFYERLLKLSPEQLDKGGLPLVEVEEGLANLSRVENYHTN
- a CDS encoding alpha/beta hydrolase; the encoded protein is MKDKTNINGTAIAYEDRGEGEVLVLIHGFCGSSAYFERVIPLLSKSYRVITPDLRGHGSSDAPLGPYTMEQMADDIAGLLEALGVSKYTLIGHSLGGYVTLSLVQRYAHRLNGFGLLHSTGYPDSEEAKEKRLKAVSTIQTEGITTFIEGLVPGLFAAENVEKLESEVSRVKEIGYRTPPQGAAGAALAMRERPDRTDVLSASTLPRLLIAGEKDQLIPSEKTFTAKGANVTEALIQGAGHMSMYEEPEKLAEVITAFLKQVHA
- the yyaC gene encoding spore protease YyaC — protein: MRASRHRVLDQALARRKWSAGSELTEFFKEVWEQNQEEKITFLCIGTDRSSGDALGPLTGSRLIQYGFTHVIGTLERPCDSSNFNDCLKAIPTDHQVVAIDACLGTSSSVGHYILARQPLLPAQSVGGNLPPVGDYSVAAIVNVKGPKPYSSLQMASLYQVMGMAEEIAGAVALAFGRITESASKHGSELAVLD
- a CDS encoding DUF1128 domain-containing protein translates to MDLTQKTQENVEYMIEAIKNKLRMATGAAMQASAFSIDRYDDIHEVYEIVMSKERLSISEVEAIASELGSLRS
- a CDS encoding pirin family protein, which gives rise to MIKVITSDERHTSDLGWIHSEFSFSFSDYEDPSNAHFGCLLAHNENLLKPEQGFKNHPHHDLEIVSYVVSGALEHRDDLGNSHQLKPGDVQVMSAGTGVRHEERNPSGSEDVRFVQLWFLPDQRSESPTWRAHSFNKEDRLNKLLPVVSGNGAEGTLAINQDVTIYLGSLEPGQTVTLPRRDERRTHVFLIEGNTDLSCGDEQLSLRPGDAVRIKKNDDITFSGTGSGEPAELLIVDMP
- a CDS encoding asparaginase, with the translated sequence MNEVVLVHEFRAGTLECAHSGHISIVNEKGDVVYFAGDPDFVAFTRSSAKPFQAIPGIRAGLIDHYHLKGEDVAIMTASHRSQEVHVQTLERLSGKIDIEEHCLVCAPSLPLDETAREELLRANGYRRRLFHNCSGKHFGVLAYCKMAGYPLQGYDQPEHPVQQEILTTLAVLAELPRESIGLGTDGCGFPVFALPLSSLAKAYLKLACPDQIQDTATREAVVQITAAMNAHPVLVGGSGRVDSILLQDTNIVAKGGFKGVYCFSLKKERLGVALKILDGSEEEWGLVVLRTLEQLDYNNQVTLERLRSAFDTGIYNDAGKKVGYAEADFELSASR
- a CDS encoding YtxH domain-containing protein, with amino-acid sequence MNKAETDYPVQSGSTFTKGLIIGGLLGAAAALLYAPKTGREMRSDLTDKWGTVCDKSKDVASVVTEKATDLAKNVTAKTTDLAKTVGTSASTLVSSVKTASSLVGEEMKQAASTVSEEAKNSASEVASEAKDTSNELSSDIRKASQETAREVHNKTSASY
- a CDS encoding DUF5665 domain-containing protein: MGELKQYDTKDHPFELRHEVKRLNSRLDDIADALERSDFKDIIENYTNPKKRLFSNFTAGLARGLGLTIGTALVLALFGWITSFFVSMPLIGEFLANIQHYMDAYKK
- a CDS encoding magnesium transporter CorA family protein, with the translated sequence MTEESKVRQEWTMNQGWKWIDLNIENWHTAVIKDLEDQYPLADEWLKEIPRVETSYLSVRLTEDDRPAIFGSLLYSVKLEIDSSESCNKFHFFLSDEVFITINLDESSRKIMASDERIRILRDCPHPRDGLFILARTMMHYFHTGMDNFEANLRKVEDSMRKRNKKNIMDRILNSRFELLYWHNLFIPFQELLTAAREAYLEEIDSSVYFKRYFYRLERVEQLFIHYEREIDTLISIDDAISAFRGNEITKTLTIIASIFTPATVIGAIWGMNFDYLPWTKNGVWGFVLVSGLILLSTVTLGIWLKAKGWTGDLLDPQDNESNL
- a CDS encoding sigma-70 family RNA polymerase sigma factor encodes the protein MTDRLTPPESMNEAIGLIWEYQQTKDNEIATVLIKKYEPMVKMAAGKIARNRPDLYEDLYQVGQMALIRLLQQYDIDLGIPFEPYAMKSMIGHMKNFLRDKSWYIQVPRRIKEKGALVQQAIDELTVKLERSPDVKEIASFLDLSVEETVEVLAGRECYHYVSLDSPLSQDESTATLGELISSEANDFDTVEKRMDLQQALSQLKEQEQSVLLLAFQDGQSQRAIAQKLGVSQMSVSRIQKRATEKLKQIMSNSGS
- the rsbW gene encoding anti-sigma B factor RsbW, whose amino-acid sequence is MKDEVQRVILHLPATADYVDIVRLNLYGIASKMGFSYEDIEDMKVAVSEACNNSVLYAYKQEDGTVEVTFEIKPDSLSITVKDEGESFDSWDKTDERVTLHDKNLDDAQIGGLGFYLMQALMDDVSVVSEAGKGTKVVLIRNLARSEETV